Proteins encoded within one genomic window of Microbacterium sp. zg-B185:
- a CDS encoding Glu/Leu/Phe/Val dehydrogenase family protein: MSATLPLPDFAHERVETLTGRRSGLFIAVALHSSVLGSALGGARLWSYPHWSDALGDVLRLSAAMTLKNAAAGLDAGGGKSVIALPPDSVLDAERRRAAFLDLGDAVELLDGLYRTAEDVGSTTADMLTVSERTRHVVGLPEAGGGSGEPAGPTSLGVYESLRATLERITGSPDVAGRRITISGMGQVGSRLAVRLSTEGARLTVTDVNPAKRDLALQLGADWITPGEEHLVPADVFVPAGIGGLLTDQVIDALEARAVCGPANNPLADHSGADRLAARGILYAPDFVVNAGGVIYLDLDAKQLGSRDEILARVAAIGDTVRRVFDEAESRSVTPLQAAEGLAAERLAAGARQHAFAG, encoded by the coding sequence ATGTCTGCGACCCTGCCCCTGCCCGATTTCGCGCACGAACGCGTCGAAACGCTCACCGGTCGACGCAGCGGGCTCTTCATCGCCGTCGCGCTGCACTCCTCGGTGCTGGGCTCAGCGCTGGGCGGCGCGCGTCTGTGGAGCTACCCGCACTGGAGCGACGCGCTCGGCGATGTCCTGCGGCTGTCGGCTGCCATGACGCTGAAGAACGCGGCGGCCGGACTGGATGCCGGAGGCGGCAAGTCCGTGATCGCCCTGCCGCCCGACTCCGTCCTGGACGCCGAGCGTCGGCGCGCGGCGTTCCTCGACCTCGGTGATGCGGTGGAGCTGCTGGACGGGCTGTACCGCACGGCCGAGGACGTGGGATCGACCACGGCCGACATGCTGACCGTCAGCGAGCGCACCCGGCACGTCGTCGGGCTTCCCGAGGCCGGCGGCGGCTCCGGCGAACCGGCCGGCCCCACCAGCCTGGGCGTGTACGAGTCGCTGCGCGCCACGCTCGAGCGCATCACCGGCTCCCCGGATGTCGCCGGCCGCCGCATCACGATCTCGGGCATGGGACAGGTGGGCAGCCGGCTGGCCGTGCGCCTGAGCACGGAGGGCGCGCGGCTGACCGTCACCGATGTGAACCCCGCCAAGCGGGATCTCGCGCTGCAGCTCGGGGCCGATTGGATCACGCCGGGCGAGGAGCACCTGGTGCCGGCCGACGTGTTCGTCCCCGCCGGCATCGGCGGGCTGCTCACCGACCAGGTCATCGACGCGCTCGAGGCGCGCGCCGTGTGCGGACCGGCGAACAACCCGCTCGCCGATCACTCCGGCGCTGACCGGCTGGCTGCCCGCGGCATCCTGTACGCCCCCGATTTCGTGGTCAACGCCGGTGGGGTGATCTACCTGGACCTCGACGCGAAGCAGCTGGGCAGTCGGGACGAGATCCTGGCTCGCGTGGCGGCGATCGGCGACACCGTCCGCCGGGTCTTCGACGAGGCCGAGTCGCGCAGCGTCACCCCTCTGCAGGCGGCCGAGGGCCTGGCCGCGGAACGCCTCGCCGCCGGTGCCCGCCAGCACGCGTTCGCGGGTTAG
- a CDS encoding flavin reductase family protein, producing MFYEPAERDRARLPHDPFKAMIAPRPIGWISTLDAQGSPNLAPYSFFNAVSDNPPLVMFSSAGMKDSASHALDRGEFVWNLATFDLREAMNQSSTTLRRGESEFAFAGIEAAPSRLVAPPRVAASPVALECTVTQTLQLTDAAGGPIDRHLVIGQVVGVHLDERFILADGRVDTAAMRPIARSGYRDEYSVLDALFHLPRPD from the coding sequence ATGTTCTACGAGCCTGCCGAGCGCGACCGAGCCCGGCTGCCGCATGATCCGTTCAAGGCGATGATCGCACCGCGGCCGATCGGCTGGATCTCGACGCTGGACGCGCAGGGCAGCCCCAACCTGGCGCCGTACAGCTTCTTCAACGCGGTGTCCGACAACCCGCCGCTGGTGATGTTCTCGAGCGCGGGCATGAAGGATTCGGCATCCCACGCGCTGGATCGTGGCGAGTTCGTCTGGAACCTCGCCACCTTCGACCTGCGTGAGGCGATGAACCAGTCCTCGACGACGCTGCGGCGCGGCGAGTCCGAATTCGCGTTCGCGGGCATCGAGGCTGCGCCGTCCCGCCTGGTCGCGCCGCCGCGGGTCGCCGCCAGCCCCGTCGCGCTGGAGTGCACGGTGACTCAGACGCTGCAGCTGACGGATGCCGCGGGCGGGCCGATCGACCGCCATCTGGTGATCGGGCAGGTCGTGGGCGTGCATCTGGACGAGCGGTTCATCCTGGCGGACGGACGGGTGGACACCGCCGCCATGCGCCCGATCGCCCGCAGTGGCTACCGCGATGAGTACTCGGTGCTGGACGCGCTGTTCCATCTGCCGCGCCCGGACTGA
- a CDS encoding heavy metal translocating P-type ATPase, which produces MARYPVITATVVVGIAVLVLDLSDRQSASRWLATLYVAAVIVWTLIGMVRDVLRGHVGLDVLAVVAMVATLAVGEYVAALIIVLMLSGGEALEDYAGRRAKRELTALLDRSPQIAHVIVHPGDHTSDEVTDAAADDVRVGDVLLIRPSEIVPVDALLLTDSGSFDESSLTGESLPVTRHAGDEVLSGAVNGSQAVRVRAVRRSADSQYQQIVALVRDAEESRAPVVRLADRFAVPFTAVSLVIAGAAWGISGDPTRFAEVLVLATPCPLLIAAPVAFLGGLSRAAKAGIIVKGGAVIEQLARVQSAAFDKTGTLTQGRPELVEVRAVDGIDPDVLLGLAASAEQYSSHVLADGIRRAAAERGVPVQSASQAGEVATNGVTATIGGRVVVVGKPAYIAALAPETSRMALAAGQAAAYVAIDGRFAGVLVLADDPRPESRAVVAWLRAHGVERIAMLTGDAQATAEAIAHEVGITEVHAELLPPEKVHLAAQMRPRPVLMVGDGVNDAPVLAAADIGIAMGAKGATAAGDAAAAVILKDSLAKVVDAVSIGRHTLRVAYTAIWIGILLSVGLMLVATTGVIPAVVGALVQELVDLTTILYALRALGGPSSDFDEPEADASAQAVDVGLPDHDRA; this is translated from the coding sequence ATGGCCCGGTACCCGGTGATCACCGCCACAGTCGTGGTCGGCATCGCGGTGCTCGTCCTGGACCTGTCGGACAGGCAGAGCGCGAGCCGGTGGCTGGCCACTCTGTACGTCGCGGCGGTCATCGTGTGGACCCTGATCGGCATGGTGCGGGACGTCCTGCGCGGCCACGTCGGGCTCGACGTGCTGGCGGTCGTCGCAATGGTCGCGACCCTCGCGGTCGGCGAGTACGTCGCGGCGCTGATCATCGTGCTCATGCTCTCCGGCGGTGAAGCGCTCGAAGACTACGCCGGCCGTCGCGCGAAACGCGAGCTCACCGCGCTGCTGGACCGCTCCCCGCAGATCGCCCATGTCATCGTCCATCCCGGCGATCACACATCGGACGAAGTGACGGATGCCGCAGCCGACGACGTGCGGGTCGGCGATGTGCTGCTGATCCGCCCGTCCGAGATCGTACCCGTGGACGCGCTGCTGCTGACCGACTCCGGCTCGTTCGACGAGTCCTCACTGACCGGGGAGAGCCTTCCGGTGACCCGCCACGCCGGCGATGAGGTCCTCTCCGGCGCCGTCAACGGCTCGCAGGCGGTACGGGTCCGCGCTGTGCGCCGCAGCGCCGACAGCCAGTACCAGCAGATCGTGGCGCTGGTGCGGGATGCCGAGGAGTCGCGTGCGCCGGTCGTGCGCCTCGCGGACCGGTTCGCGGTCCCGTTCACCGCCGTGTCGCTCGTCATCGCCGGTGCGGCGTGGGGCATCTCGGGCGACCCCACCCGGTTCGCCGAGGTCCTGGTGCTCGCCACGCCCTGCCCGCTTCTCATCGCGGCGCCGGTCGCGTTCCTCGGCGGGCTCTCGCGGGCGGCGAAGGCGGGGATCATCGTCAAGGGCGGAGCGGTGATCGAGCAGCTCGCACGCGTGCAGTCCGCGGCGTTCGACAAGACCGGGACGCTCACGCAGGGCCGACCCGAGTTGGTCGAGGTCCGGGCGGTGGACGGGATCGACCCCGACGTCCTGCTCGGCCTGGCCGCCTCCGCGGAGCAGTACTCGAGCCATGTGCTGGCCGATGGGATCCGACGTGCGGCCGCGGAGCGGGGCGTGCCCGTCCAGAGCGCGTCACAGGCCGGCGAGGTGGCCACCAACGGCGTGACCGCGACGATCGGCGGGCGCGTCGTGGTGGTCGGCAAGCCGGCGTACATCGCCGCCCTCGCGCCGGAGACCTCGCGGATGGCGCTGGCTGCAGGTCAGGCGGCCGCCTACGTGGCCATCGACGGACGCTTCGCCGGCGTGCTCGTCCTGGCAGACGACCCGCGGCCGGAGTCCCGCGCGGTGGTGGCCTGGCTGCGCGCGCACGGGGTGGAGCGGATCGCGATGCTCACCGGCGACGCGCAGGCCACCGCGGAGGCCATCGCGCACGAGGTGGGAATCACCGAGGTGCACGCCGAGCTGCTGCCCCCGGAGAAGGTGCACCTCGCGGCGCAGATGCGCCCGCGGCCCGTGCTGATGGTGGGCGACGGTGTCAACGACGCGCCGGTGCTCGCCGCGGCGGACATCGGCATCGCGATGGGAGCGAAGGGTGCGACCGCGGCGGGGGATGCCGCGGCCGCCGTGATCCTGAAGGATTCGCTCGCCAAGGTCGTGGACGCGGTCTCGATCGGGCGCCACACCCTGCGGGTGGCCTACACGGCGATCTGGATCGGCATCCTGCTCAGCGTCGGACTCATGCTGGTGGCCACCACCGGGGTCATCCCTGCGGTGGTCGGGGCACTGGTGCAGGAACTGGTCGACCTGACCACGATCCTGTACGCGCTGCGTGCGCTGGGCGGGCCGTCCTCCGATTTCGACGAACCGGAGGCGGACGCGTCGGCGCAGGCCGTGGACGTCGGACTGCCCGACCACGATCGCGCCTGA
- a CDS encoding methyltransferase domain-containing protein: MSPDAYTHGHHESVLRSHRWRTAENSAAYLLPLLARGCTVLDVGAGPGTITADLAERVAPGQVVGLDAAAGVVATADELRSERGLDNLSFEVGDAYFLAVADDSVDIVHAHQVLQHLARPVDALREFRRVVSPAGAVAVRDVDYEGVIWYPQVPALDEWMEVYLRVHRGMSGDPTAGRHLKAWAREAGFTDVTATASVWLFESDEDRQWWGSAWAERAVASSFAENALSLGVTDRSGLARIAEAWRLWAASPDGWLLMPHGEVIARG, from the coding sequence GTGAGCCCCGACGCGTACACCCACGGCCACCACGAGAGCGTCCTGCGTTCGCACCGGTGGCGCACGGCCGAGAACTCCGCCGCCTACCTGCTGCCGCTGCTGGCTCGCGGGTGCACTGTGCTCGATGTCGGGGCGGGGCCGGGAACGATCACGGCCGACCTGGCCGAGCGGGTGGCGCCGGGGCAGGTGGTCGGCCTGGATGCCGCCGCCGGGGTGGTGGCGACGGCGGATGAGCTGCGTTCCGAGCGCGGACTGGACAACCTGTCCTTCGAGGTCGGTGACGCGTACTTCCTGGCGGTCGCGGATGACAGCGTCGACATCGTGCACGCGCATCAGGTGCTGCAGCATCTGGCCAGGCCGGTCGACGCGCTCCGGGAGTTCCGGCGGGTCGTCTCGCCCGCAGGAGCGGTCGCGGTTCGTGATGTGGACTACGAAGGGGTGATCTGGTACCCGCAGGTGCCCGCCTTGGACGAGTGGATGGAAGTGTATCTCCGGGTCCACCGGGGGATGAGCGGGGATCCCACCGCCGGGCGCCACCTCAAGGCATGGGCCCGCGAGGCGGGGTTCACGGACGTGACGGCGACCGCCTCGGTCTGGCTGTTCGAGAGCGACGAGGACCGGCAGTGGTGGGGCTCGGCGTGGGCAGAGCGAGCCGTCGCCTCGTCCTTCGCCGAGAACGCCCTCTCGCTGGGCGTGACCGACCGGTCCGGCCTCGCCCGCATCGCCGAGGCGTGGCGCCTGTGGGCGGCCTCACCCGATGGCTGGCTGCTCATGCCGCACGGCGAGGTCATCGCCCGCGGGTGA
- a CDS encoding GNAT family protein, with protein sequence MDLTTPVRHGNVAIRLVRPRDARTLQHELLSNRAWLQPWEATSPDGPVSFDMRTGVRRLLQQYRDGTGIPFVMEDGGEIAGQLNVWGIARGSLASATIGYWVSERFAGRGITTTSVALATDVCFSEMRLHRMEICIRPENQASLRVVAKLGFRYEGLRRRFIHIDGDWRDHYAFALTREDVPEGVLQRWVQGRAPADAATVPPSDRSRA encoded by the coding sequence GTGGATCTGACGACTCCTGTCCGGCACGGGAACGTGGCGATCCGCCTCGTTCGGCCTCGCGACGCGCGCACGCTGCAGCACGAGCTGCTCTCCAACCGTGCGTGGCTGCAGCCGTGGGAGGCGACCAGCCCGGACGGGCCGGTCTCGTTCGACATGCGCACCGGTGTGAGGCGACTGCTGCAGCAGTACCGCGACGGCACCGGCATCCCGTTCGTGATGGAAGACGGCGGGGAGATCGCCGGTCAGCTGAACGTGTGGGGGATCGCGCGCGGGTCGCTGGCGTCGGCGACCATCGGCTACTGGGTCAGCGAGCGGTTCGCAGGGCGCGGCATCACCACCACGTCGGTCGCACTGGCGACCGACGTGTGCTTCAGCGAGATGCGACTGCATCGGATGGAGATCTGCATCCGGCCCGAGAACCAGGCCAGCCTGCGCGTCGTGGCGAAGCTGGGCTTCCGGTACGAGGGACTGCGGCGGCGGTTCATCCACATTGACGGTGACTGGCGCGACCACTATGCGTTCGCCCTGACGCGCGAGGACGTGCCCGAAGGCGTCCTGCAGCGCTGGGTGCAGGGGCGTGCACCGGCGGACGCCGCGACGGTGCCGCCCAGCGATCGTTCGCGGGCCTGA
- a CDS encoding YbaK/EbsC family protein, protein MTDQLPTRSRIVQDALRTAGITGDIVVLPDAAATAPLAAAALGVEVGAIANSLVFWSDGEPLLVMTSGAHRVDTAALAERLGRASIRRASAEQVREATGQAIGGVAPCGHPAPLTTVIDADLAAFEQIWAAGGTPHTVFPMTFEELVALTGGTITTVV, encoded by the coding sequence GTGACTGATCAGCTCCCCACGCGCAGCCGCATCGTCCAAGATGCGCTGCGAACCGCTGGCATCACCGGCGACATCGTCGTGCTTCCGGATGCCGCGGCCACCGCGCCGCTGGCCGCCGCCGCACTCGGCGTCGAGGTCGGCGCCATCGCGAACAGCCTCGTCTTCTGGTCCGACGGCGAGCCGCTGCTGGTCATGACCAGCGGTGCGCACCGCGTGGACACCGCAGCCCTCGCCGAGCGGCTCGGCCGCGCCAGCATCCGCCGAGCCAGCGCCGAGCAGGTGCGCGAGGCGACCGGCCAGGCGATCGGCGGGGTCGCCCCGTGCGGGCATCCCGCGCCGCTGACCACCGTCATCGACGCCGACCTCGCCGCCTTCGAGCAGATCTGGGCGGCCGGCGGGACGCCGCATACCGTCTTTCCGATGACCTTCGAGGAACTGGTCGCGCTGACCGGCGGAACGATCACGACGGTGGTGTGA
- a CDS encoding pyridoxamine 5'-phosphate oxidase family protein — MGTSIFNDTDETHVKALRMLERDLIAWIVTLAADGSPRAVPVWFFWHDGVLTILSEPDSHKVENIRRGSPVLVHLDAGGQFGDDVVVLRGDAHLAPGTGVEWLGRFREPYLGKYAEAIADYGMPADAIAERFSTRIDFTPTHLLAW, encoded by the coding sequence ATGGGCACGAGCATCTTCAACGATACGGATGAGACGCACGTGAAAGCACTCAGGATGCTGGAGCGTGACCTGATCGCCTGGATCGTCACCCTCGCGGCGGACGGCTCACCACGCGCCGTGCCGGTCTGGTTCTTCTGGCACGACGGCGTGCTGACGATCCTCAGCGAGCCGGACTCGCACAAAGTGGAGAACATCCGGCGGGGTTCCCCGGTGCTCGTCCACCTCGACGCCGGTGGACAGTTCGGAGACGACGTGGTCGTGCTGCGCGGCGACGCGCACCTCGCCCCGGGCACCGGCGTGGAGTGGCTTGGTCGGTTCCGCGAACCGTACCTCGGCAAGTACGCCGAGGCGATCGCCGATTACGGCATGCCGGCGGACGCGATCGCGGAGAGGTTCAGCACGAGGATCGACTTCACGCCGACCCACCTGCTGGCCTGGTGA
- a CDS encoding IS481 family transposase has product MSKHRVVVLKIVAGQLTVAAAAEQYGLSRRQLHRLLARYREDGIDAVDPQSRRPKTNPHATPPEVVERVVQLRAELIARGFDAGPVTISWHLDREGLHAPSHATIHRILTRAGLITPEPRKRPRSSYVRFEAAQPNETWQSDFTHWRLNDGTDMEILNWLDDHSRLLLSCTAHTPVTGDDVVTTFLTATDKHGIPASTLTDNGRVYTARFGGGRNAFEHLLPVLGVKQKNGSPGHPQTQGKIERFHQTQKRWLAQQPTATTILELQAQLDRFRVAYNNHRPHRALDRATPSQAYAATAKALPAEGRLPDRYRLRYDRVDTDGHVSIRRAGRMHHLGIGRHHTGKRILAISDETTVTVTHLETGEILSEHHINPAQGYWRNQLTPPGRWPHK; this is encoded by the coding sequence ATGTCGAAGCATCGGGTCGTGGTCTTGAAGATCGTCGCTGGGCAGCTCACCGTGGCCGCGGCGGCCGAGCAGTATGGGTTGTCGCGGAGGCAGCTTCATCGGTTGCTGGCCCGTTACCGGGAGGACGGTATCGACGCCGTCGATCCGCAGTCGCGGCGACCGAAGACGAATCCGCACGCGACACCCCCCGAGGTTGTCGAACGCGTCGTACAGCTCCGCGCTGAACTGATCGCTCGCGGGTTCGATGCCGGGCCGGTCACGATCTCCTGGCATCTGGACCGCGAAGGGTTGCACGCCCCGTCACACGCGACGATCCACCGCATCCTGACTCGAGCAGGGCTGATCACCCCGGAGCCGCGTAAGCGCCCGCGTTCCTCGTACGTCCGGTTCGAAGCCGCCCAACCGAACGAGACCTGGCAATCCGACTTCACCCACTGGCGCCTGAACGACGGAACCGACATGGAGATCCTGAACTGGCTCGATGACCACTCCCGGCTCCTGCTGTCCTGCACCGCCCACACCCCCGTCACCGGTGACGATGTCGTGACCACGTTCCTGACTGCGACCGACAAACACGGGATCCCCGCCTCGACTCTCACCGACAACGGCAGGGTCTATACGGCACGGTTCGGCGGAGGACGCAACGCGTTCGAACACCTCCTGCCCGTCCTCGGGGTCAAGCAGAAGAACGGCTCACCCGGACACCCGCAGACCCAGGGCAAGATCGAACGGTTCCATCAGACCCAGAAGCGCTGGCTCGCCCAGCAGCCCACCGCGACCACGATCCTCGAGCTCCAAGCACAGCTGGACCGGTTCCGCGTCGCATACAACAACCACCGCCCGCACCGAGCCCTGGATCGCGCAACTCCCTCACAGGCATACGCAGCGACCGCCAAAGCGCTCCCTGCCGAGGGACGACTGCCCGACCGATACCGGCTGCGCTACGACCGCGTCGACACCGACGGCCACGTCAGCATCCGACGCGCCGGCCGCATGCACCACCTCGGCATCGGACGACACCACACCGGCAAACGCATCCTCGCGATCAGCGACGAAACCACCGTCACCGTGACCCACCTCGAAACCGGCGAAATCCTCAGCGAACACCACATAAACCCCGCCCAGGGCTACTGGCGCAACCAACTCACCCCACCCGGCCGCTGGCCCCACAAATGA
- a CDS encoding glycogen debranching N-terminal domain-containing protein codes for MTERTFAMPARGLQPFLHDGVVALRAPTQVWSRADGNVGAGAIDGIYHGDTRFIRTAAVAVTGGDAEWLGMSAHEASRVVFEGLLRGLDDLSADPKMRLLRERTVDEARVTEQIKITSHLTYPIDAEVTLTLRPEFSPMHAVKAGMPESRAWSERPGGAGTVVLTAGPRRIELETDGSVRVSDSIEADTAVVVTWAVQIPPGRSVTVAWGVRMTDDALVVRSGSTPPPPAVYGGGSIDDRAERWLATALTDLNALRLALPDHPDDEFYAAGAPWFFTLFGRDSLWAARLALHANPTLAASTLRVLARRQGRSVDPATAEEPGKILHELRAEAFDIPGEGFSLPPVYYGSVDATALWVGLFGDAVDAGLPEADVRELLPAMQRCLAWIMGHGDGFVSYYDGTGRGLANQGWKDSGDSIQWRDGALAQGPIALCEVQGYAYEAVMAGARILDAYGESGGDAARAWGARLRRRFADRFWVSTPEGDYPAIALDASGRGVDALTSNIGHLLGTGLLEPHQERDVAALLTQPSMLSGFGIRTMSTGAHGYWPLSYHGGSVWIHDTAIIARGMQRAGLAEAAEDVVENMLAAAAGFDYRVPELHSGDPAGSGGSVPGPTTVPLPYPAACRPQAWSAASAVTAFEFLSASH; via the coding sequence ATGACCGAGCGCACCTTCGCCATGCCCGCACGCGGACTGCAGCCGTTCCTTCACGACGGGGTGGTCGCCCTGCGCGCGCCCACGCAGGTGTGGTCCCGCGCCGACGGCAACGTGGGCGCGGGCGCGATCGACGGCATCTACCACGGCGACACGCGTTTCATCCGGACCGCGGCGGTCGCCGTGACCGGAGGCGATGCCGAGTGGCTCGGCATGTCCGCGCACGAGGCGTCCCGAGTGGTCTTCGAGGGCCTGCTGCGCGGCCTGGACGATCTCAGCGCGGACCCGAAGATGCGGCTTCTTCGGGAGCGGACCGTCGATGAGGCGAGAGTCACCGAACAGATCAAGATCACCTCGCACCTGACCTACCCGATCGACGCGGAGGTCACCCTCACGCTGCGCCCGGAGTTCTCCCCCATGCACGCGGTGAAGGCGGGGATGCCGGAGTCGCGGGCGTGGTCGGAACGCCCCGGCGGTGCCGGGACCGTCGTGCTCACCGCGGGGCCGCGACGGATCGAGCTGGAAACGGACGGGAGCGTCCGCGTTTCGGATTCGATCGAGGCCGACACCGCGGTGGTGGTCACCTGGGCAGTGCAGATCCCGCCCGGGCGTTCCGTCACTGTGGCGTGGGGCGTGCGCATGACCGACGACGCCCTGGTGGTCCGGTCCGGGAGCACTCCCCCGCCACCCGCGGTGTACGGGGGCGGCTCGATCGACGACCGCGCCGAGCGGTGGCTCGCCACGGCTCTCACTGATCTGAATGCGCTGCGCCTCGCGCTCCCGGATCACCCCGACGACGAGTTCTACGCCGCCGGCGCGCCCTGGTTCTTCACCCTGTTCGGACGCGACTCCCTGTGGGCGGCGCGGCTGGCGTTGCACGCGAATCCGACGCTCGCGGCATCCACCCTCCGGGTTCTGGCGCGCCGACAGGGCCGCAGCGTCGATCCCGCCACGGCGGAGGAACCCGGCAAGATCCTGCACGAACTGCGAGCCGAAGCCTTCGACATACCCGGGGAGGGGTTCTCGCTGCCGCCGGTCTATTACGGATCCGTCGATGCGACGGCGCTGTGGGTCGGGCTCTTCGGCGACGCCGTCGATGCGGGCTTGCCGGAGGCGGACGTGCGGGAACTCCTGCCGGCGATGCAGAGATGTCTGGCATGGATCATGGGCCACGGCGACGGGTTCGTGTCCTACTACGACGGCACCGGCCGCGGCCTGGCGAACCAGGGCTGGAAGGACTCGGGTGACTCCATCCAGTGGCGCGACGGCGCTCTGGCACAGGGTCCCATCGCGCTGTGCGAGGTGCAGGGCTATGCCTACGAAGCCGTGATGGCGGGCGCGCGCATCCTGGATGCCTACGGCGAGAGCGGGGGCGACGCGGCCCGCGCGTGGGGCGCCCGTCTGCGGCGGCGATTCGCCGATCGCTTCTGGGTGAGCACCCCCGAAGGCGACTACCCCGCCATCGCGCTGGATGCCAGCGGGCGCGGTGTCGACGCGCTCACCAGCAACATCGGACACCTGCTGGGGACGGGCCTGCTCGAACCGCACCAGGAACGCGACGTCGCCGCGCTTCTGACCCAGCCGAGCATGCTGTCCGGCTTCGGCATCCGGACGATGTCGACGGGCGCCCACGGGTACTGGCCGCTGAGCTACCACGGCGGCAGTGTGTGGATCCACGACACCGCGATCATCGCCCGCGGCATGCAGCGCGCCGGCCTGGCCGAGGCGGCCGAGGACGTCGTGGAGAACATGCTGGCCGCCGCAGCGGGCTTCGATTACCGCGTGCCCGAGCTGCACAGCGGAGATCCGGCCGGTTCCGGCGGCAGCGTCCCGGGCCCGACGACCGTTCCGCTGCCCTACCCCGCCGCGTGCCGCCCGCAGGCGTGGTCGGCTGCATCCGCGGTCACCGCGTTCGAGTTCCTCTCCGCGAGCCACTGA
- a CDS encoding large exoprotein, which produces MGGQVLGGGVIVLVAVLLWMVYLLPSWHSRRQFDAAERNAVRLNQALRVLAETSETPHEVRLELNARTALAQQRLARRAVAEREQAALEQARIDLAQARDERAAARSRPSARRARARRRTRLALTVLGLVGVGVSVWGAWEVVATGSQLMLWSGVAAATMSGLLLVRMTRVGARAVNRVAIEDASARVPRVMQDVELTATPRTGWAPRELPRPLTVSAGSRAAAMLDAAAAREALRQAAVEEAARQRAAELEPPSIAAVRAARESAEASPYAAMGRVDDAEIEAHVRRLLASRAG; this is translated from the coding sequence ATGGGCGGGCAGGTACTTGGCGGGGGAGTCATCGTGCTCGTCGCCGTGCTCCTGTGGATGGTCTATCTGCTGCCGTCCTGGCACAGTCGCCGCCAGTTCGACGCGGCCGAGCGCAACGCCGTGCGGCTCAACCAGGCACTGCGCGTCCTGGCCGAGACGAGCGAGACGCCGCACGAAGTCCGGCTCGAACTCAACGCGCGCACCGCACTGGCCCAGCAGCGTCTTGCTCGCCGGGCGGTCGCCGAGCGCGAGCAGGCCGCTCTCGAGCAGGCCCGGATCGATCTGGCGCAGGCCCGCGACGAACGTGCCGCAGCGCGGTCGCGGCCGAGCGCCCGTCGGGCACGCGCCCGCCGTCGCACCCGACTGGCGCTGACCGTCCTCGGACTCGTCGGCGTCGGCGTCTCGGTGTGGGGCGCGTGGGAGGTCGTGGCGACCGGTTCGCAGCTGATGCTGTGGTCCGGAGTCGCCGCCGCGACGATGTCCGGACTGCTGCTCGTACGCATGACCCGCGTCGGGGCGCGCGCGGTGAACCGCGTCGCGATCGAGGACGCCTCGGCACGCGTGCCACGGGTCATGCAGGATGTGGAGCTGACCGCGACCCCGCGCACCGGCTGGGCGCCGCGTGAGCTGCCCCGCCCGCTCACCGTCTCTGCCGGATCGCGCGCGGCGGCGATGCTGGATGCCGCTGCGGCCCGAGAGGCGCTGCGTCAGGCCGCGGTCGAGGAGGCCGCACGCCAGCGCGCCGCTGAGCTCGAGCCGCCGTCGATCGCCGCTGTACGCGCGGCGCGGGAGAGCGCCGAGGCGTCGCCGTATGCGGCGATGGGCAGAGTCGACGACGCCGAGATCGAAGCGCACGTGCGCCGGCTCCTGGCCAGCCGGGCAGGCTGA
- a CDS encoding VOC family protein — MFEDARGMAAIAASDLARARSFYEGVLGLTPEEIQEDAETVIYRLAGVPLLVYRSGFAGTAKNTVFGLQTRDLASDMASLRANGVEFLEYDFPGLKTQDGVAEMGGERAAWFEDSEGNILGLFERR; from the coding sequence ATGTTCGAAGATGCACGCGGCATGGCCGCGATCGCCGCGTCCGATCTGGCCCGCGCCCGGTCGTTCTACGAGGGCGTGCTGGGATTGACGCCCGAAGAGATCCAGGAGGATGCCGAGACGGTGATCTATCGGCTCGCGGGGGTGCCGCTGCTGGTCTATCGCTCCGGGTTCGCCGGAACCGCGAAGAACACCGTGTTCGGCCTGCAGACCAGGGATCTGGCCTCCGATATGGCATCCCTCCGCGCGAACGGGGTGGAATTCCTCGAGTACGACTTCCCTGGCCTGAAGACGCAGGACGGGGTGGCCGAGATGGGCGGGGAGCGCGCGGCGTGGTTCGAAGACAGCGAGGGGAACATCCTCGGGCTGTTCGAGCGTCGCTGA